GGCATCGTCCAGCAGATCACCGACTCGGCGCCGTCGAGCAGGCTCAACAGCTCGACGACGTCGACGAGGATCTTCGCGGTGGCGTCCGTGCCGCGCCGCGGGTGCGCCAAGATCGCCGATCGATACGACTGCACCGTGAACGACGTCGAGCTCGCGATCATCTCCGGGGTCATGCGGCGCTGGATGCTCTCGTTCGACGAGTCGGTGCAGTCCGGCGACACCGTGCGTGTGGTGCTGCCCTTGTCGGCCCGCGATCCCGCTATCGAGCGGCGGGTCGACGCCGACGGACGCTGGATCACCGTCGGCAAGCCCAGCTTTGTCACGGATCTTCCTGTGGGAGAGGATAATCCGGCGGTGCGGTTGGCTCAGGTCGCGGGTCTGGCCAATCGGCACGCGCAGTCGTCACGGCGCCTGTCGATGGGTCCGCAGCCGCTGCTCCCGGAGCTCGGGGTGGTGCCGTTCCCCGAACTCAGTTCGCGCGCGTTCCGCAGCCTCAACCGCCGCAACTACAACGTGCCGGTCGCGATGGGAACGTCGCCGGTGGCCGGTCGTTATGTGGCGGGATGCCCGGTCGCGGAGATGTTCGCGATCCCTACCTTGATGGCCCAGCGTGCGCTCGCGATCACCATCACCGACTATCACAACACCCTGCAATTCGCCTTCCTCGCCGACCGCGGGGTGATCAGCGACCTCCCGGCGATGACCGACTACGTCACCGAGTCGTACGAGGAACTGCTGGCCACCAAGTGAGCTCGCGACCCGGGGGTCTCCCGCGCGGCGATAAGGTTGGCCACAGATCACGGTTGTATCGAGGGTGCGGGAATCACAGGTGAGGGAACGGGTGCGATGAGGGTGTATCTGCCGGCGACGTTGGCCATGCTGATGGAGCTCACCGAGACAGGCGAGTTCCGTGCGATCGGGGGGACCGGTTTCGCGCTGACGCCGGCGTTGCGGGAATCGTTCCTGTCCGGCGACGACGAGGAACTCGCCGAGGTCGCCATCCGGGAGGCGGCGCGGGCATCGCTGCGGTTGATGGCGGGGGAGGCCCCCGAGCCCGCCGACGCCGACGCGGATGCCGACCTCGCCGCCGACGCGGAGGTCACCAAGCCCGGTGACACGCCGAAGCTCCCGCCGCGACGCGCCGTCGTCGCGGCCGATGTCGCCGATGTCACGTTGCACCCGGAGCTCGATGACGCGGTGGTCAAGATCCGTGGCCCGGTGCCGCTGTCGGCGATCGCGTCCGTGCACGTGGACGGTGCGGAGGCCGAGGACAGCGTGCGTACCGCCGTGGTGGTGATCGACGCCGCCGATCTCGGCGACCAGGACGCCGAACTCGCCGTCGGTGACGTCGAGGACCACGATCTCGCGTGGTTCGCCACCCAGGAGTTGCCGTTCCTGCTCGAACTGCTCTGACGCGCGGTTGCGCCGCGCACCCCGTCGCGTAACCTACGGAAGCGTAGGTTGTCGATGCGTGGTCCACGGGCCATGCGAGTGAGGTGGTGGCGCACATGGGTTGGCTCGAACGTTTCGAGGAACCGGTGGCCGATATCGCGGCCCGTAGTCGCGGTGCGCACTGGGCCCGCGCCGCCTTTGCGCGGATCACCACTCCGCTGCTGCCCGACGACTATCTGCATCTCGCCAACCCGTTGTGGTCGGCGCGCGAACTGCGCGGCAAGGTCGTCTCCGTCACGCCGGAGACCGAGGATTCGGCGACCATCCGCATCCGGCCCGGCTGGGGGTTCTCCCTCGACTACACGCCGGGACAGTACGTCGGCATCGGCATCCTGGTCGAGGGTCGGTGGACGTGGCGGTCGTACTCGCTGACGTCGGTGCCGGTCGCTGCGATCCCCGCGGCGGCGATGTCGGGTGCGACGACCCGAACGACCGCGCTCGACGACGCCCACGACAAGACCATCGCGATCACGGTCAAGGCGATGCCCGAGGGTTTCCTGTCCTCGCACCTGGTGAACGGACTGCAGCCGGGCACCGTGGTGCGCTTGGCCGCACCCCAGGGTGAGTTCGTCCTCCCCGAGCCGCTGCCGGCGAAGGTCCTGTTCGCGACCGCGGGGAGCGGAATCACCCCGATCATGTCGATGCTGCGGATGATCCGGCACCGGGGCCAGCACACCGACATCCGGCTCGTGCACTCCACCCCGACGCCGGCCGACCTGCTGTTCGGTGACGAGCTGGCCGCGATGGCCGACGACGGGGTGATCGATCTGCACATCCAGCACACCCGCTCGGACGGCAAGGTGACCCCCGACAAGCTGGCCGAACTCGTACCGGACTGGCGCGAACGCGAGACCTGGGCCTGTGGGCCGGCCGGATTCCTCGACGGGCTGCATGCGGCGTTCGACGCCGCCGGGGTGAACGACCATCTGCACATCGAGCGATTCGCGCTCGAACGCGGTGCGGTCGGCGCCGAGGGTGGCACCGTGACCTTCGGCCGGTCCGGTCGGACCGCCGAGATCGACGGGGCGACAACGCTGCTCGAGGCGGGGGAGTCCGCCGGCGTCATCATGCCGTTCGGCTGCCGGATGGGCATCTGCCAGAGCTGCGTGGTGATGCTGGACAAAGGCTGTGTACGGGACCTGCGGTCGGGGACCGAGCACGTCGAGGGTGAACGCATCCAGACCTGCATCAGCGCCGCGGCCGGAGACTGCACCCTCGACGTCTGATCGGATTGTCGCGAGCCGCTCGTCGCGGGCATCGAGGCACTAGGCTGGCCGTGTGCGAGCCGAAGCCGTCGAGTCCCATGACGCCCCCGTCCTCGCCGACGGAGCGGTCACCCTACGCCCCCACATCCGGGAAGATCTCGATCGGATGGTCGAACTGGCCGCCGATCAGGAGATGCTGCGGTGGACCCCGATCCCCGCACCGTACGGACGGTCCGCCGCCGAGCGATTCGCCTTCGACTACGCCCCTCGCTGCTGGGTCGACGGCACCCGGATGGTGTGGGCGGTGGAGTTCGCCGGTCGCTTCGTCGGCACCGTCGACATCACCGGCGAGGGCGTGCTCACCCACCTGAGTTTCGATCTCCATCCCGATGCCCGCGGTTGGGGTGTCATGACGCGTGCCGTCGCGCTCGCGCTGGACCACGCGTTCGGTGAAGGCGGCAAACAGGTCGTGCGGTGGACGTCGCGTGCCGGCAACATTGACTCGCTGCGCGTCGCACACGCCTGCGGTTTCCGGCTCGACGCCGCGATCCCGGACGGTGTGGAACTGCGCGGAGAGACCCACGAGGCGTGGGTCGGTTCGATCCGGGCCGGCGACCCGCGGACGCCCCGGACCACATGGCACGCCACCACATTCGAGACCGAACGGTTCCGCCTCCGGCCGCTCCTGGCCACCGACGACGAACGCATTCGGGAAACCCTCGACGATCCGGTGTCGCGCAGATACCTGTTCGAGCGTCCGTCACCGCTGACCCTCGCCGAGGCGTCCGGCGAACGGATCCGCAAGTGGTGGACGGCGGCTCGCGGTGACACCTGCACCTGGGCCGTCGCAGGTCTCGACGACGATCTCTATCTCGGTGACATCACCTTGCTCGGCATCGACGAGGTGACGGGTGCGGAAGCGGGTTTCTACACGCATCCGGACGCGCGCGGGAGCGGTGTGCTGGGGGAGACGTTTCCCGCCGCGGTCCGGCACGCGTTCGACGTCCTCGGTCTCCGTCGTCTGACACTGTTCGCCGCAGACAGCAACAAGGGCAGCAAGGCGCTCGCCGAATCGGCGGGCTTGCGATGGTTCGGCACGCAGCCGCTCGCGGCGCGATCCGACGGTGTGCTCGAGGACCTCGTCGGCTACCAGTTGCTGCGCGAGGACGCCTGAGCGCGACGCCCGACCTGCTCGTCCGATCGGTCTCGTCGATCCGGACAGGCCACGGAGTGTGCTGGCTCACATTCGTACCCGACCTCATGGCAAAGGGTGGACACATCGCGGTCCGGCAACCTACGCTTGCGTAAGTTACGGAATGGTAGGTCCGGCCGGGTGATCCCCGGCGGCCCTACCGACCACCATCTCCGAGAAGAATCCCGGGAGGGCGCATGGCGATCACCGACATCCCCGAATACGCACATCTCTCCGCTGCCGACGTGGAGGCGCTCGGCGCCGAGCTCGACGCGATCCGTGCCGACATCGAGGCCGATCGCGGTGAGCGCGACGCACGCTACATCCGGAACACGATCCGCTTCCAGCGCGGCATGGAACTCGCCGGGCGGGCCCTGATCTTCGGGTCGTCGAAGCGGTCCATGTGGTGGGCCGGTGCCGGTGCCCTGGGTATCGCCAAGATCGTCGAGAACATGGAACTCGGCCACAACGTGATGCACGGGCAGTGGGATTGGATGAACGATCCCGAGGTGCACTCGACGAGCTGGGAGTGGGACAACACCGATCCCTCCGCGCACTGGAAGCACACCCACAACTACATCCATCACAAGTATACCAATGTCCTCGGCATGGACGACGATGTGGGCTACGGCCTGCTGCGGGTGACCCGCGATCAGCGGTGGCAGCCGTTCTATCTCGGCAACCTCGCCTACAACACGCTGCTCGCGGTCGCCTTCGAATACGGTGTCGCCGCACAGCATCTCGAGCTGGCCAAGAAGCGTCGGACGCCAGAGGCGAAAGAGCAGTTCCGTCGTGACCTGGCCGATGTCGGCAAGAAGGTCGGCAAGCAGGTCGCCAAGGACTACGTGGTGTACCCGGCCCTGGTGGCCGGCGCGACCGGCCGCAAGGTCGGCGTGGGACGTGCGTTCGGCAAGGCCGTCACCGCCAACCTCACCGGCAACGTGATCCGCAACATCTGGACCAACGCGGTCATCTTCTGCGGTCATTTCCCCGACGGTGCGGAGAAGTTCACCAAGCAGGACGTCGACAGCGAGACGCAGGGCGAATGGTATCTGCGACAGATGCTGGGCAGCGCCAACTTCCGCTGCGGACCCGTGCTCGGGTTCATGAGCGGAAACCTGTCGTATCAGATCGAGCACCACATCTTCCCGGACCTGCCCAGCAACCGACTGGCCGAGATCGCCATCCGTGTGCAGGCGCTCTGCGAGAAGTACGACCTCCCGTACACCACGGGCTCGTTCCCGCTGCAGTACGCGAAGTCGTGGCGCACCATCGCCAAGCTCTCGCTGCCGGACAAGTATCTGAAGGCCACCGCCGACGACGCGCCGGAAACCGCGTCGGAGCGCCGCTTCAAGGGCGACGTGCCCGAGGGGATGCGGCTGCAGTCGGTCGTCGACCCCGCCACCGGCCGACGTCGAGGCCTGCGATCGGCCATGCGTGCGCTGCGTCGTGGCCGCGGTCGCCGCATCGCCCCGGCAGCCTCACCCGCACAGCAGCGCCGAGCGGCCTGATCGGGTGCGGTCGGGGGACCGACGCCCGTGGGCCGCGGGTGCGGCCTGCGGGCATAATGGAGCGCGATGGCGATAACCGATATCAACGCCTACGCCCATCTCACCGATGCGGACGTCGAGGCATTGGGTGCAGAACTGGACGCGCTTCGACGTGAGGTCGAAGCCGACAGAGGCGTGCGCGATGTCCGCTACCTGCGCCGCACCATCTACGCGCACCGTGCTCTCGAGGTGGCCGGGCGGCTGGCGCTCATCGGCAGCCACAAACGATCACTGTGGTTGCTCGGCACCGGTGCGCTCGCGCTCTCGAAGATCATCGAGAACATGGAGCTCGGCCACAATGTGATGCACGGGCAGTGGGATTGGATGAACGATCCCGAGGTCCACTCCACCACGTGGGAGTGGGACATGGTCTGCGCGTCGCCGCATTGGAAGCACTCCCACAATTACATCCATCACAAGTACACCAATGTCGTCGGGATGGATCACGACGTCGGTTACAAGATCCTGCGGGTCACCCGCGACGAGGAGTGGGAGCCGCGGCGCCTGCTCCAGCCGTTCTTCAACGTGGTCCTGGCGGCCACGTTCGAGTGGGGGATCGGGCTGCACGACCTCGAACTCAAAGAGGTCCTCAACGGTACGAAGCCGAAAGACGTCGCCGTACCGCAGATCAAGGTGTTCCTTCGCAAGATCGGCAAGCAGGTCGGCAAGGACTACGTGCTGTTCCCGGCCATGACCGGTCCGAACTTCGTGCACACCCTGACCGCCAACCTGAGCGCGAACCTGATCCGCAACCTGTGGGCCTACCTGGTCATCTTCTGCGGCCATTTCCCTGATGGCGCAGAGAAATTCACCGTCGACTCGCTCACCGACGAGACGCCGGGGCAATGGTATCTGCGGCAGATGCTCGGCACCGCGAACTTCGATGCCGGCCCGGCCATGGCGTTCCTGAGCGGCAATCTCTGCTACCAGATCGAGCATCACCTCTACCCGGATCTGCCGAGCAACCGGTACGCCGAGATGTCCGTGCGGATCCGCGAACTCTGCGACAAGTACGACCTGCCCTATACGACGGGTTCCTTGTTCGTGCAGTACATGCAGACCCTGCGGACCATCAACAAGCTCGCGCTGCCGGACAAGTTCCTGCGCGACACCGCCGACGACGCCCCCGAGACCGCGTCGGAGCGTCGGTTCGCCGGCATGCCC
This sequence is a window from Gordonia insulae. Protein-coding genes within it:
- a CDS encoding DUF6912 family protein, with protein sequence MRVYLPATLAMLMELTETGEFRAIGGTGFALTPALRESFLSGDDEELAEVAIREAARASLRLMAGEAPEPADADADADLAADAEVTKPGDTPKLPPRRAVVAADVADVTLHPELDDAVVKIRGPVPLSAIASVHVDGAEAEDSVRTAVVVIDAADLGDQDAELAVGDVEDHDLAWFATQELPFLLELL
- a CDS encoding ferredoxin reductase, producing the protein MGWLERFEEPVADIAARSRGAHWARAAFARITTPLLPDDYLHLANPLWSARELRGKVVSVTPETEDSATIRIRPGWGFSLDYTPGQYVGIGILVEGRWTWRSYSLTSVPVAAIPAAAMSGATTRTTALDDAHDKTIAITVKAMPEGFLSSHLVNGLQPGTVVRLAAPQGEFVLPEPLPAKVLFATAGSGITPIMSMLRMIRHRGQHTDIRLVHSTPTPADLLFGDELAAMADDGVIDLHIQHTRSDGKVTPDKLAELVPDWRERETWACGPAGFLDGLHAAFDAAGVNDHLHIERFALERGAVGAEGGTVTFGRSGRTAEIDGATTLLEAGESAGVIMPFGCRMGICQSCVVMLDKGCVRDLRSGTEHVEGERIQTCISAAAGDCTLDV
- a CDS encoding GNAT family N-acetyltransferase is translated as MRAEAVESHDAPVLADGAVTLRPHIREDLDRMVELAADQEMLRWTPIPAPYGRSAAERFAFDYAPRCWVDGTRMVWAVEFAGRFVGTVDITGEGVLTHLSFDLHPDARGWGVMTRAVALALDHAFGEGGKQVVRWTSRAGNIDSLRVAHACGFRLDAAIPDGVELRGETHEAWVGSIRAGDPRTPRTTWHATTFETERFRLRPLLATDDERIRETLDDPVSRRYLFERPSPLTLAEASGERIRKWWTAARGDTCTWAVAGLDDDLYLGDITLLGIDEVTGAEAGFYTHPDARGSGVLGETFPAAVRHAFDVLGLRRLTLFAADSNKGSKALAESAGLRWFGTQPLAARSDGVLEDLVGYQLLREDA
- a CDS encoding fatty acid desaturase family protein encodes the protein MAITDIPEYAHLSAADVEALGAELDAIRADIEADRGERDARYIRNTIRFQRGMELAGRALIFGSSKRSMWWAGAGALGIAKIVENMELGHNVMHGQWDWMNDPEVHSTSWEWDNTDPSAHWKHTHNYIHHKYTNVLGMDDDVGYGLLRVTRDQRWQPFYLGNLAYNTLLAVAFEYGVAAQHLELAKKRRTPEAKEQFRRDLADVGKKVGKQVAKDYVVYPALVAGATGRKVGVGRAFGKAVTANLTGNVIRNIWTNAVIFCGHFPDGAEKFTKQDVDSETQGEWYLRQMLGSANFRCGPVLGFMSGNLSYQIEHHIFPDLPSNRLAEIAIRVQALCEKYDLPYTTGSFPLQYAKSWRTIAKLSLPDKYLKATADDAPETASERRFKGDVPEGMRLQSVVDPATGRRRGLRSAMRALRRGRGRRIAPAASPAQQRRAA
- a CDS encoding fatty acid desaturase family protein, which codes for MAITDINAYAHLTDADVEALGAELDALRREVEADRGVRDVRYLRRTIYAHRALEVAGRLALIGSHKRSLWLLGTGALALSKIIENMELGHNVMHGQWDWMNDPEVHSTTWEWDMVCASPHWKHSHNYIHHKYTNVVGMDHDVGYKILRVTRDEEWEPRRLLQPFFNVVLAATFEWGIGLHDLELKEVLNGTKPKDVAVPQIKVFLRKIGKQVGKDYVLFPAMTGPNFVHTLTANLSANLIRNLWAYLVIFCGHFPDGAEKFTVDSLTDETPGQWYLRQMLGTANFDAGPAMAFLSGNLCYQIEHHLYPDLPSNRYAEMSVRIRELCDKYDLPYTTGSLFVQYMQTLRTINKLALPDKFLRDTADDAPETASERRFAGMPRTRGLKTAIAELRRKKLSRK